In a single window of the Gemmatimonadota bacterium genome:
- a CDS encoding transglycosylase SLT domain-containing protein — protein sequence MRARSVSWFTIFLLAAPLAAQSPLAEAEAAIASGQPWRASQLLAPTLANADSRTPEVVILGARAAAGWEGWSVVRRLLETAPWIDTQFDRLGRRLLAEAALAEQRNPQALGYAQQAVVLTQQGRSTQEQGERLLLLARAYDRAEQRDSAAVVYHRAAGFLPDIADWVNLRAAGVTSDSVVRSALLSQVTLAAAIPRVPWTEALARERSGDFAGAAARYDRLGARVSAARMRWRAAANGADSARVVASLIAMLAPANTAAQSREALDLLDRISPALSRDQRLVIARRAAAVGRTVQAMDEFAAAAKASPLTGPDRFSYGTVLGALNRWPEAARQFQGVTVPALAGHAAYFNARALLRSGNSAGAITALRDVITRFPRDSASAATALFLLGDLAIDGGQPDSARARFLALAERYPAAAERPRAVMLAALIAFQRGDPTATIRELTGALARNAGGEGDAMRYWIARARFAAGDTAGGQAALRELLPKGPESYYALRAAARLDTLPWRSVAITPNSVSDSLRPVFARAARLDSLGLDVESRLELDRLAGEAQNISAMIATGQAFVTSGLASRAQQLGARASAAGAPRDATLWQLLYPLPFESALRATAERAGVDPMLAASVIRQESGFVPHATSRTDARGLMQIMPPVGRELARGIGLGDFDPALLWIPDVNLALGMRHFSASMKRYPDMERALAAYNAGGTPVDRWSATPLDGRLRSGEGIRAPIDDIELFIERIPYVETRDYVRIIIRNYAMYQLLYGRS from the coding sequence ATGCGCGCTCGGTCCGTAAGCTGGTTTACGATCTTCTTACTCGCCGCCCCCCTCGCGGCGCAGTCGCCGCTGGCCGAGGCCGAAGCCGCGATTGCATCGGGGCAGCCGTGGCGAGCGTCGCAACTGCTCGCCCCCACTCTCGCCAACGCCGATAGTCGCACCCCCGAAGTGGTGATCCTCGGTGCTCGCGCCGCGGCAGGGTGGGAGGGGTGGTCCGTGGTCCGGCGACTCCTCGAAACGGCGCCATGGATCGACACCCAGTTTGATCGACTCGGTCGCCGGCTGCTCGCCGAGGCGGCCCTCGCCGAGCAGCGCAATCCTCAGGCACTGGGCTACGCGCAACAGGCCGTGGTGCTCACCCAGCAGGGGCGCAGTACCCAGGAACAGGGCGAGCGTCTCCTCCTCCTCGCGCGCGCCTACGACCGGGCCGAGCAACGCGACTCGGCGGCGGTGGTCTATCACCGCGCGGCGGGCTTCCTGCCCGACATCGCCGACTGGGTCAACCTCCGCGCGGCAGGCGTCACCAGCGACTCGGTCGTGCGCAGCGCCCTGCTCTCGCAGGTCACCCTTGCAGCGGCCATACCGCGGGTGCCCTGGACCGAAGCCCTCGCGCGTGAGCGCAGCGGTGATTTCGCCGGCGCAGCGGCGCGCTACGATCGGCTCGGTGCGCGTGTGTCGGCCGCGCGGATGCGCTGGCGTGCGGCCGCAAACGGCGCCGACAGCGCCCGCGTCGTCGCCTCGCTGATCGCGATGCTCGCTCCGGCGAACACCGCGGCGCAGTCACGCGAAGCACTCGACCTGCTCGACCGGATTTCACCGGCACTGAGCCGTGATCAGCGACTCGTGATCGCCCGCCGAGCCGCAGCCGTGGGGCGTACTGTGCAGGCGATGGATGAATTCGCTGCCGCTGCGAAGGCGAGCCCGCTCACCGGGCCCGATCGCTTCAGTTACGGCACCGTCCTCGGCGCGCTCAACCGCTGGCCCGAGGCAGCCCGGCAGTTCCAGGGCGTCACCGTGCCGGCACTCGCGGGGCACGCAGCGTACTTCAATGCGCGGGCGCTCCTGCGGAGCGGCAACAGTGCCGGGGCAATCACCGCCCTGCGCGACGTGATTACCCGCTTCCCGCGCGACAGTGCCTCCGCCGCAACGGCACTCTTTCTGCTCGGTGACCTCGCGATTGATGGTGGCCAGCCGGATTCGGCGCGGGCACGCTTCCTCGCCCTCGCGGAGCGGTATCCTGCGGCGGCGGAGCGGCCACGGGCCGTGATGCTGGCGGCACTGATTGCCTTCCAGCGGGGCGACCCGACCGCCACAATCCGCGAACTCACGGGAGCACTGGCGCGGAACGCCGGCGGCGAGGGCGACGCGATGCGTTACTGGATCGCGCGTGCCAGATTCGCGGCAGGTGATACGGCTGGCGGGCAAGCGGCTTTGCGCGAGCTCTTGCCCAAGGGCCCCGAGAGTTACTACGCGCTGCGGGCGGCCGCCCGACTCGACACCCTGCCCTGGCGGAGCGTCGCGATCACGCCGAACAGCGTGAGCGACTCACTCCGGCCGGTCTTCGCGCGAGCCGCGCGACTCGATTCCCTCGGGCTCGACGTCGAATCGCGTCTCGAACTCGATCGCCTCGCCGGCGAGGCCCAGAATATTTCGGCTATGATCGCGACCGGACAGGCCTTCGTGACCAGCGGCCTGGCATCCCGTGCCCAGCAGCTCGGTGCGCGCGCCAGCGCTGCCGGTGCGCCACGCGACGCCACGCTCTGGCAGCTGCTCTATCCGCTTCCGTTCGAGAGTGCGCTGCGCGCCACGGCCGAACGCGCAGGTGTTGACCCGATGCTCGCCGCATCGGTGATCCGGCAGGAATCCGGCTTCGTTCCTCACGCGACGTCGCGGACCGATGCGCGCGGGCTGATGCAGATCATGCCGCCGGTAGGCCGCGAGCTCGCTCGCGGCATCGGCCTCGGCGACTTTGACCCCGCGTTGCTCTGGATTCCCGACGTGAACCTGGCGCTCGGAATGCGGCACTTCAGTGCGTCGATGAAGCGCTACCCCGATATGGAGCGCGCGCTCGCGGCCTACAACGCGGGAGGCACCCCGGTCGATCGCTGGTCGGCCACGCCACTCGATGGCCGGCTGCGAAGTGGCGAGGGGATTCGCGCGCCGATCGATGACATCGAGCTCTTCATCGAGCGGATTCCCTACGTCGAGACGCGCGACTATGTCCGGATCATCATCCGGAATTATGCGATGTACCAACTCCTCTACGGTCGGAGTTGA
- a CDS encoding glutamate--tRNA ligase family protein produces the protein MRDTDIFLRMTNILRDRLKDAPTLRSVAARYDALRDATQPAPVTRFAPSPTGELHLGHVAHALWVWGVAEVLDATVLIRMEDHDRTRCTAAFEASILSDLAWLGFAGEPVSTASLSGHPSPFRQSDVPERYSEAFARLRSETEVYGCTCTRALLGPADVDRERRYPGNCRGMPIDREGKHQVRVRLPDGAVRTTDLRLGVLEEEPQTTCGDIAVRDALGQWTYQFSVVVDDLVHGVNLVVRGEDLVHSTARQGLLGRLLGRSEPVITVHHPLVVDESGRKLSKRDRSLTVRAMREAGKSAGEVVELAWGESRLGESPVVPR, from the coding sequence GTGCGTGACACTGACATCTTCCTCCGGATGACGAATATTCTGCGGGATCGCTTAAAGGATGCTCCGACACTGCGGAGCGTTGCAGCGCGATACGACGCCCTCCGCGATGCGACGCAGCCCGCGCCGGTCACGCGGTTCGCGCCCTCTCCCACCGGTGAGCTCCATCTCGGCCACGTCGCTCACGCCCTCTGGGTCTGGGGTGTCGCGGAGGTCCTCGACGCCACTGTCCTCATTCGGATGGAAGATCACGACCGCACGCGTTGCACCGCGGCCTTCGAGGCTTCGATCCTCAGTGATCTCGCCTGGCTCGGCTTTGCGGGGGAGCCGGTGTCGACGGCATCGCTTTCCGGGCACCCTTCACCGTTTCGGCAGAGTGATGTGCCGGAACGGTATTCCGAGGCATTCGCCCGACTTCGCAGCGAAACCGAGGTGTACGGTTGCACCTGTACCCGCGCCCTGCTCGGCCCCGCCGATGTCGATCGCGAGCGGCGCTATCCGGGCAACTGTCGGGGGATGCCGATCGATCGCGAGGGGAAGCATCAGGTGCGAGTGCGCCTGCCGGATGGTGCCGTCCGAACGACTGACCTTCGACTCGGTGTACTCGAGGAGGAGCCCCAGACCACTTGCGGCGACATCGCGGTGCGTGACGCGCTCGGACAGTGGACCTACCAGTTCTCTGTGGTGGTCGACGATCTCGTGCACGGCGTGAACCTGGTGGTGCGCGGCGAAGATCTGGTGCATTCCACCGCTCGTCAGGGCCTGCTTGGCCGATTGCTCGGTCGTTCGGAGCCGGTGATCACGGTGCACCATCCGCTCGTCGTCGATGAGAGCGGCCGAAAACTCAGCAAGCGCGATCGGAGCCTGACGGTGCGCGCGATGCGTGAGGCGGGGAAGTCGGCGGGGGAGGTTGTCGAATTGGCGTGGGGAGAATCGCGTCTCGGTGAATCCCCGGTGGTGCCGCGCTAG
- a CDS encoding cation:dicarboxylase symporter family transporter, with protein sequence MLSGLRKISLTRWIIISMIVGVTIGYLDNAVWTETDVASYLAPVSSIFLRMIKSIVVPLIFGSLVVGIAGHGDDLKRVGRLALRSIIYFEIVTTLALVIGLAAVNLTKPGVGVVLNAPADTGQQLAQTKTTLAGVLEHTVPASFFDAAAKNEVLQVVFFSLIFAIALAQVKGKPKEMMLGFCESLSEVMFKFTGIVMMFAPFGIGAAIAITIGHSGLGVLRNLGALVLTLYGALAVFVLLVLIPIALVAKVPLRHFWKWVKEPYLIAFSTASSEAALPLAMENLEKMGVPKRIVAFVLPTGYSFNLDGSTLYLAVASVFVAQAAGIDMTLGNQIVMMLTLMLTSKGVAAVPRASLVILSGALATFGLPLEGVAVILGVDAVMDMARTSINLLGNCLASVVMARWEGDFHPVLDAEA encoded by the coding sequence ATGCTGAGTGGCCTGCGAAAGATTTCGCTGACCCGCTGGATCATCATTTCAATGATCGTCGGCGTCACGATCGGCTATCTCGACAACGCAGTCTGGACCGAGACCGACGTCGCGTCGTACCTCGCGCCGGTTTCGTCAATCTTCCTCCGGATGATCAAGTCGATCGTGGTACCGCTGATCTTCGGGTCACTGGTCGTGGGCATTGCCGGTCACGGCGACGATCTCAAGCGCGTGGGTCGCCTCGCGTTGCGCAGCATCATCTATTTCGAGATCGTGACCACACTGGCTCTGGTAATTGGCCTGGCCGCAGTGAACCTCACCAAGCCGGGCGTCGGCGTCGTGCTCAACGCTCCCGCCGATACGGGCCAGCAGCTCGCCCAGACCAAGACCACCCTTGCCGGCGTGCTCGAGCACACGGTGCCAGCATCGTTCTTCGATGCCGCAGCCAAGAACGAAGTACTGCAGGTCGTCTTCTTCTCGCTGATCTTCGCGATCGCCCTGGCACAGGTGAAGGGGAAGCCGAAGGAGATGATGCTCGGCTTCTGCGAGTCGCTCTCCGAAGTGATGTTCAAGTTCACTGGCATCGTGATGATGTTCGCACCCTTCGGCATCGGCGCCGCCATCGCCATCACCATCGGACATAGCGGCCTCGGCGTGCTGCGAAACCTTGGCGCACTCGTGCTCACGCTCTACGGCGCGCTGGCCGTTTTCGTCCTGCTGGTGCTGATTCCGATTGCCCTGGTGGCGAAGGTCCCGCTGCGGCACTTCTGGAAGTGGGTCAAGGAGCCGTACCTCATTGCCTTCTCGACGGCATCCTCAGAAGCGGCGCTCCCGCTGGCGATGGAGAATCTCGAGAAGATGGGCGTCCCCAAGCGGATCGTCGCCTTCGTGCTGCCCACCGGCTACTCGTTCAACCTCGATGGCTCGACGCTCTACCTCGCGGTGGCGTCGGTGTTCGTGGCGCAGGCCGCCGGTATCGACATGACACTGGGCAATCAGATCGTGATGATGCTGACGCTGATGCTCACCTCGAAGGGCGTTGCCGCCGTTCCGCGTGCCTCGCTGGTGATCCTCTCCGGCGCGCTCGCCACCTTCGGCCTGCCGCTCGAAGGCGTTGCCGTCATCCTCGGTGTCGACGCGGTGATGGATATGGCGCGCACTTCGATCAACCTGCTCGGCAATTGCCTCGCCTCGGTGGTGATGGCGCGCTGGGAAGGGGATTTCCACCCGGTGCTCGACGCCGAGGCCTGA